Proteins encoded together in one Riemerella anatipestifer window:
- the msrA gene encoding peptide-methionine (S)-S-oxide reductase MsrA, with protein sequence MKNFLILLVSFISLVDCKNNQVQVSLNKNENMENIEYLTIGGGCFWCVESCFNMLKGVETVESGYSGGHKENPTYEEVCTGETGHAEVVQIAYRPNEISFEQLMEVFFFLHDPTQLNRQGEDIGTQYRSVIFYRSEEEKQKAEQAIKTSEATGKWSGTYVTELAPFKKFWKAESYHQGYYKDNPTQPYCSAVVGPKVAKFKAHFGALGWLKEY encoded by the coding sequence ATGAAGAATTTTTTAATACTTTTGGTGAGTTTTATAAGTTTGGTTGATTGTAAAAATAACCAAGTACAAGTTTCTTTAAATAAAAATGAGAATATGGAAAATATAGAATACTTAACCATAGGAGGTGGTTGTTTTTGGTGTGTGGAAAGTTGTTTCAATATGCTAAAAGGAGTGGAAACGGTAGAGTCTGGCTACTCAGGAGGTCATAAAGAAAATCCAACTTATGAAGAGGTGTGTACAGGAGAAACGGGACATGCGGAAGTGGTACAGATAGCTTATAGACCCAATGAAATCTCTTTTGAACAGCTGATGGAGGTGTTCTTTTTTCTACACGACCCAACTCAACTTAACCGACAAGGAGAAGACATAGGAACACAATATCGTTCGGTGATTTTCTATCGTTCAGAAGAGGAAAAACAAAAAGCGGAACAGGCTATAAAAACATCTGAGGCAACAGGCAAATGGAGTGGTACTTATGTTACAGAACTTGCTCCTTTTAAAAAGTTTTGGAAAGCAGAAAGCTATCATCAAGGGTATTATAAAGATAATCCCACTCAGCCTTATTGTAGTGCGGTGGTGGGACCAAAAGTCGCTAAATTTAAAGCTCATTTTGGAGCTTTAGGTTGGTTGAAGGAATATTAA
- the lon gene encoding endopeptidase La: MIDIEELSLDGLLNENFSFVTEEIQEKAENTEQNLFPILPVRDMVMFPKIIMPITAGREKSIKLLQDALLNNEIIGIISQKNAKEQNPTEKDLYKVGTTAKILKIIKLPDGNITAIMRGVGRFKLNKLVEKEPFLKAEIEKLNETSTKSKEEYDALIENIKELALKIIELDPQIPNSARFAITNIESQEELLNYICANAKFTAEEKQKLLETKSFLVRAKKCYELMHDEFNKLELRSIIHQKTTREMDRNQREYFLNQQIKVIQEELGGGPENDAAELQEKAKKIKWNEEIEQHFQKEIHRLNRQNPHSPDYNVQRNYLDFFTDLPWEHYSKDIFDLNRAENVLNSEHFGMEDVKKRILEYIAVLKLKNNMKSPILCLVGPPGVGKTSLGKSVAEALGRKYIRISLGGLHDESEIRGHRKTYIGAMAGRILQSIKKAGTSNPVIVLDEIDKIGQGIHGDPSSALLEVLDPEQNKTFYDNFLEIGYDLSKVMFIATANSLNTIQRPLLDRMEVIQLSGYTVEEKVQIAKKHLIKKQIAENGLKNTQLKLGVKEITHIIESHTRESGVRNLEKKIAKIARWVALQITMEKEYNPKINIVTIDEILGVPIKKNLSEMLDVPGVVTGLAWTSVGGDILFIESILSEGKGNLTMTGNLGNVMKESATIALEYIKAKHQSLGIEQETLSKNNIHLHIPEGATPKDGPSAGIAMLTSMVSSFRNKKVRPHIAMTGEITLRGKVLPVGGIKEKLLAASRSGIKEVILCEDNKKDYEEIKDKSLNSLKIHYANTMEEVINIALES, translated from the coding sequence ATGATTGATATTGAAGAACTTTCTCTAGACGGACTTTTAAATGAAAATTTCAGTTTCGTAACTGAAGAAATTCAAGAAAAGGCAGAGAATACAGAGCAAAACTTATTTCCTATTCTTCCTGTAAGAGATATGGTTATGTTTCCTAAAATTATTATGCCTATTACTGCGGGGAGAGAAAAATCTATAAAATTACTACAAGATGCACTGCTTAATAACGAAATTATAGGCATCATTTCTCAAAAAAACGCTAAAGAGCAAAACCCTACCGAAAAAGACCTGTATAAAGTAGGCACTACTGCCAAAATACTTAAAATCATTAAACTTCCCGATGGTAATATCACCGCAATTATGCGAGGTGTGGGAAGGTTTAAACTAAATAAACTTGTAGAAAAAGAGCCTTTCTTAAAAGCCGAAATAGAAAAGCTAAACGAAACTTCTACCAAAAGCAAAGAAGAGTATGATGCTCTTATAGAAAACATTAAAGAGTTAGCTCTTAAAATTATAGAGCTAGACCCACAAATTCCTAACTCGGCAAGGTTTGCAATTACAAATATTGAATCTCAAGAGGAACTCCTCAATTACATCTGTGCTAATGCAAAATTTACCGCAGAGGAAAAACAAAAATTATTAGAAACCAAGAGCTTTTTAGTTCGTGCAAAAAAATGTTACGAACTGATGCACGATGAGTTTAATAAATTAGAACTCCGCAGCATTATCCATCAAAAAACCACAAGAGAGATGGATAGAAACCAGAGAGAGTATTTTCTGAATCAACAAATCAAAGTCATACAAGAAGAGCTTGGCGGTGGTCCAGAAAACGATGCCGCAGAACTCCAAGAGAAAGCAAAAAAAATAAAGTGGAATGAGGAGATAGAACAACATTTCCAAAAAGAAATACATCGCCTTAACAGACAAAACCCTCATTCTCCAGACTACAATGTACAGAGGAACTATCTTGATTTTTTCACAGATTTACCTTGGGAACACTACTCCAAAGATATATTTGATTTGAATAGAGCCGAAAATGTACTCAACTCCGAACATTTCGGTATGGAAGATGTTAAAAAACGGATTCTAGAATACATTGCCGTTCTCAAGTTAAAAAACAATATGAAATCGCCTATCCTTTGCCTTGTAGGACCTCCAGGCGTGGGGAAAACCTCATTAGGAAAATCCGTTGCAGAGGCTTTAGGAAGAAAATACATCAGAATTTCTTTAGGAGGGCTACACGACGAAAGCGAAATTAGAGGACACCGAAAAACCTACATCGGTGCTATGGCAGGACGCATACTCCAATCCATCAAAAAGGCAGGCACCTCTAACCCAGTCATCGTATTAGACGAGATAGACAAAATAGGTCAAGGCATACACGGCGACCCTTCCTCTGCCTTACTAGAAGTCCTAGACCCAGAACAAAACAAAACTTTCTATGATAACTTTCTAGAAATAGGGTACGATTTGTCTAAAGTAATGTTTATTGCAACCGCCAATAGCCTAAATACCATTCAAAGACCACTATTGGACAGAATGGAGGTCATTCAGCTTTCAGGCTATACCGTAGAAGAAAAAGTACAAATTGCAAAAAAACACTTAATAAAAAAACAAATTGCAGAAAACGGATTAAAAAACACCCAACTAAAACTAGGAGTTAAAGAAATCACTCATATCATAGAATCTCACACTAGAGAAAGCGGTGTGAGAAATCTAGAGAAAAAAATAGCCAAAATAGCTCGATGGGTTGCCCTGCAAATTACAATGGAAAAAGAGTATAATCCTAAAATCAACATTGTTACCATTGACGAAATATTAGGCGTTCCTATCAAAAAAAATCTATCTGAAATGCTAGATGTTCCTGGTGTAGTTACAGGTCTAGCGTGGACAAGTGTAGGAGGTGATATTCTTTTTATCGAAAGTATTTTATCCGAAGGAAAAGGAAATCTCACGATGACGGGTAATCTAGGAAATGTAATGAAAGAATCTGCCACCATTGCACTAGAATACATCAAAGCAAAGCACCAAAGCCTAGGAATAGAACAAGAAACTCTATCCAAAAACAACATACACCTGCACATTCCCGAAGGAGCCACACCAAAAGACGGTCCTTCAGCAGGTATAGCTATGCTAACCTCAATGGTTTCTAGCTTCAGAAATAAAAAAGTAAGACCTCATATCGCTATGACGGGCGAAATTACTCTAAGAGGTAAAGTACTCCCAGTAGGAGGCATCAAAGAAAAGCTGTTAGCCGCATCTAGGTCAGGCATCAAAGAAGTTATCTTATGCGAAGACAATAAGAAAGACTACGAAGAGATAAAAGACAAGTCTTTAAATAGCCTAAAAATCCATTATGCAAACACAATGGAAGAAGTCATTAATATTGCATTAGAAAGTTAA
- a CDS encoding GNAT family N-acetyltransferase: MNNINTTDLTWHIKAFDELSALELYKIMVARQEVFIIEQDVKYQDADNTDQKAFHIWAENSEGQLLAYCRIFPEGVKYNETSIGRVLTTSLGRRKGIGRQLVSYAIEAIENIYKTSRIRISAQDYLLKFYSEYGFSDTGKKYLEDNLPHTEMVRQ, encoded by the coding sequence ATGAATAATATCAATACTACAGATTTGACTTGGCATATTAAAGCCTTTGATGAGCTTTCTGCTTTGGAGCTTTATAAAATCATGGTTGCTAGGCAAGAGGTGTTTATTATAGAGCAAGATGTAAAATATCAAGACGCTGATAACACAGACCAAAAAGCCTTTCATATATGGGCAGAGAATAGTGAAGGGCAACTATTAGCTTATTGTAGAATCTTCCCTGAAGGTGTAAAATACAACGAAACCTCAATAGGAAGAGTACTCACTACCTCTCTTGGAAGAAGAAAAGGCATAGGAAGACAACTCGTATCTTACGCCATAGAAGCCATAGAGAATATATATAAAACTTCCCGAATCAGAATATCTGCCCAAGACTATCTTTTGAAATTCTATTCAGAATACGGTTTTTCTGATACTGGTAAAAAGTATTTGGAAGATAATTTACCACATACAGAAATGGTTCGACAGTAA